A part of Setaria viridis chromosome 8, Setaria_viridis_v4.0, whole genome shotgun sequence genomic DNA contains:
- the LOC117866539 gene encoding uncharacterized protein — MGDEGCRRLRVGRRRRCSDAALLAAVLLAAAMVVTAAGRPIRLPAAALARRRIDSSTAVTAATTRIGGTWTADAAAFPAARRRWLVGPGSSPPTCRGRCGRCAPCRPTRVAIQPGVGPQWEYYPEVWRCKCGNKLFMP, encoded by the exons ATGGGCGACGAGGGCTGCCGGAGACTACGggtggggcgccggcgccgctgcagcgacgccgcgctgctcgccgccgtcctcctcgccgccgccatgg TTGTAACGGCGGCAGGCCGGCCGATCCGTCtgccagcggcggcgctggcgaggaGGCGAATCGACTCGTcgacggcggtgacggcggccaCCACCAGGATCGGCGGCACGTGGACGGCGGACGCCGCCGCGTTCCCGgcagctcggcggcggtggctggtgGGTCCGGGGTCGTCCCCGCCGACGTGCCGGGGGCGGTGCGGGCGGTGCGCGCCGTGCCGGCCGACCCGGGTGGCGATCCAGCCCGGCGTCGGGCCACAGTGGGAGTACTACCCGGAGGTGTGGCGCTGCAAGTGCGGCAACAAGCTCTTCATGCCGTGA